In the genome of Nerophis lumbriciformis linkage group LG32, RoL_Nlum_v2.1, whole genome shotgun sequence, one region contains:
- the myo5b gene encoding unconventional myosin-Vb isoform X1: MSVNELYTTYTRVWIPDEDHIWKAAEITRDYKQGESVLYLKLEDGPLLEYPVGPKSNPLPFLRNPDILVGENDLTALSYLHEPAVLHNLRVRFLESNHIYTYCGIVLVAINPYEDLQIYGEEVINAYSGQNMGDMDPHIFAVAEEAYKQMARDERNQSIIVSGESGAGKTVSAKYAMRFFATVGGSSNDSNVEEKVLASSPIMEAIGNAKTTRNDNSSRFGKYIEIGFSQNYHIIGANMRTYLLEKSRVVFQAEEERNYHIFYQLCASASLSELQDLNLTSAQDFTYTSMGENIFIEGVSDADDLTKTRQAFKLLGIKDATQNAIFRVLASILHLGNIEIYSERDGESCHVSSSDVHLKHFCRLLGLEPPQMEHWLCHRKLVTTSETYIKNMSSKQASNARNALAKHIYARMFDWIVAHINVALHTTSKQHSFIGVLDIYGFETFEVNSFEQFCINYANEKLQQQFNSHVFKLEQEEYMKEQIPWTLIDFYDNQPCIDLIEARLGVLDLLDEECKVPKGTDQNWAQKLYKRHGSSAHFQKPRMSNTSFIINHFADDVAYECDGFLEKNRDTVYDEQINILKASQVELVADLFSDKDGGSSLKTSKVNVRAAKSAPKASNKENRKTVGLQFRSSLHLLMETLNATTPHYVRCIKPNDFKEAFSFDSRRAVQQLRACGVLETIRISAAGYPSRWTYSDFFSRYRVLMHKSDMLCADKKLVCKKLLETLIKDKDMFQFGKTKIFFRAGQVAYLEKLRADKFRAACIMIQKTVRGWLHRVRYQKIRKSAILLQRYGRGYLARRYAEYLRLTRAAMVCQKNYRMVRERRAYLTVRNATVVIQAFTRGMFTRKIYNQLMLHYKATIIQRNVRGWLQRTKYRRMRHAAIVLQCAVRRARAQRLYKKLKKEAGSGERLKKLDAGMENKIVQLQRKIDDKGKEYRAQNEQLLQTNTNLGSELSRLQKQLQQINSSQGDTTQLSALQAELERLRAELAEAQEQKSKIVEDHRVEKLDLTERLAELVEENSLLKSEKEELNLKIRQQSSRAAEDVGSALLRAEMDAERRRYQNLLKEYSRMEQRYENLKEEVSLTKFQPGHRRNLSNQSSQGSDSNYTSISTSEVGDSEDAIQLVDDMGVDKAAMDISVFIKLQKRVRELEHERKQLQANVDKMEELARQQGSVVKSSSVEQQAADLAYNNLKRQELESENKKLKNDLNELHHSVADRESSDELQSSYNLLLSQFRAANEELDARKEEVLILRTQIVNAVEQQEKKQQLEGDNLAEDSSLPADKDEALRAYQGLRESKNAPSNLLTSSFSDCVSCSQPKWRSLNEDGELLLAYQGLKEVARLLEAQLQSQNRQHGDELEALHTQIELLKDDIEKKQEKLNYTTSLSPEALLEYSVQLEITRLTDDNLDLKELVEKLEKNERKLKKQLRIYMKKVQELEVSRSSRAKADLGRQVTLQRKEKDFEGMLEYCKEDEALLIKMLITDMRPDDVSGTVPCLPAYVLFMCVRHADYINDDNKVEALLTASINAIKRVLKRNDDFDTTSFWLANTSRLLHCLKQYSGDEAFMVHNTAKQNEHCLKNFDLAEYRQVLSDLSIQIYQQLIRVAESVIQPMIVSAMLESESIPSLAGVKPMGYRNRSSSMDTDGDGPSSYTLQALIRQLGQFHTIMRDHGLDPEIAGQVVRQLFHCINAVTLNNLLLRKDVCSWSTGMQLRYNTSQMEEWLRANNLYQSQAAATLQPIIQAAQLLQVKKKTSQDADAICSLCTSLNSQQIVKILNLYTPLNEFEERVTVSFIRNIQSCLQERNDPPQLLLDTKQTFPVLLPYAPSALSLETLHIPNSLGLDFLIRV; the protein is encoded by the exons TACACGCGGGTGTGGATCCCGGACGAGGATCACATATGGAAGGCTGCGGAGATCACCAGAGATTACAAGCAAGGAGAGTCGGTGCTCTACCTCAAACTGGAGGATGGCCCG CTTTTGGAGTATCCTGTGGGTCCGAAGAGCAATCCTCTTCCATTCCTGCGTAACCCTGACATTCTAGTTGGCGAGAACGACTTGACCGCTCTCAGCTACCTTCACGAACCCGCCGTCCTGCACAACCTGCGAGTGCGTTTCCTGGAGTCCAACCACATCTACACATACTGCG GCATTGTCCTGGTGGCCATCAACCCTTATGAGGATCTGCAGATCTATGGGGAGGAGGTCATCAATGCCTACAGCGGACAGAACATGGGCGACATGGACCCGCACATTTTTGCTGTGGCCGAAGAAGCGTACAAGCAGATGGCGAG AGACGAGAGGAACCAATCCATCATCGTGAGTGGAGAATCTGGAGCAGGGAAGACGGTTTCTGCAAAGTACGCCATGCGCTTCTTTGCCACAGTCGGCGGCTCAAGCAATGACAGCAACGTGGAGGAGAAAGTCCTCGCCTCCAGTCCCATCATGGAG GCTATCGGGAACGCCAAGACCACGCGGAACGACAACAGCAGTCGCTTCGGGAAGTACATTGAGATCGGATTCAGTCAAAACTACCACATCATTGGCGCTAACATGCGCACATATCTGCTGGAGAAGTCACGGGTTGTCTTCCAG GCTGAAGAAGAGCGTAATTATCACATCTTCTACCAGCTGTGTGCCTCCGCCTCGTTGTCCGAGCTGCAAGATCTCAACCTAA CCAGCGCACAAGACTTCACCTACACGTCAATGGGAGAGAATATCTTCATAGAGGGTGTGAGCGACGCAGATGACCTCACCAAGACCAGACAGGCCTTCAAACTGCTGG GCATCAAAGACGCTACTCAGAACGCCATCTTCAGGGTCCTGGCATCCATCCTGCATTTGGGAAACATCGAGATCTACTCCGAGAGGGACGGCGAGTCCTGCCATGTCTCG AGCAGTGATGTCCATCTGAAGCATTTCTGCCGGCTGCTGGGCCTGGAGCCTCCGCAGATGGAGCACTGGCTCTGTCACAGGAAGTTGGTCACAACGTCCGAGACGTACATTAAGAATATGTCGAGCAAGCAAGCGAGCAATGCTCGCAACGCCCTCGCCAAGCACATTTACGCCCGCATGTTTGACTGGATCGTGGCGCACATTAACGTGGCGCTGCACACGACCTCCAAACAGCACTCCTTCATCGGTGTCCTGGACATCTACGG ATTCGAAACCTTCGAGGTGAACAGCTTTGAGCAGTTCTGCATCAACTATGCCAACGAGAAACTGCAGCAGCAGTTCAACTCG CATGTGTTCAAGTTGGAGCAAGAGGAGTATATGAAGGAGCAGATCCCCTGGACCCTGATCGACTTCTACGACAACCAGCCATGTATCGACTTGATCGAGGCACGGCTTGGGGTGCTAGACCTGCTGGATGAGGAGTGCAAA GTGCCCAAAGGAACAGATCAGAACTGGGCCCAGAAGCTCTACAAGCGGCACGGCAGCAGCGCGCACTTCCAGAAACCTCGAATGTCCAACACCTCTTTTATCATCAACCACTTTGCTGACGAT GTGGCGTACGAGTGCGACGGCTTCCTGGAGAAGAACCGAGACACCGTTTACGATGAGCAGATCAACATCCTGAAGGCTAGTCAG GTTGAGCTGGTCGCCGACCTTTTCAGCGACAAAGATGGCGGCTCCTCCCTCAAGACGTCCAAAGTGAACGTGCGTGCTGCCAAGTCGGCCCCCAAAGCCTCCAACAAGGAGAACAGGAAGACTGTTGGCTTGCAA TTCCGTAGCTCTCTGCATCTTCTCATGGAGACGCTGAACGCCACCACGCCTCACTACGTGCGCTGCATCAAACCCAACGACTTCAAGGAGGCCTTCTC GTTCGACTCGCGGCGAGCCGTACAGCAGCTGCGAGCGTGCGGCGTCCTTGAGACCATCCGCATCAGCGCTGCCGGATACCCATCCAG GTGGACATACAGTGACTTCTTCAGCAGGTATCGTGTCTTGATGCACAAGTCGGACATGTTGTGTGCAGACAAGAAGTTGGTGTGTAAGAAGCTTCTGGAGACGCTGATCAAG GATAAAGACATGTTCCAGTTTGGAAAGACCAAGATCTTCTTCCGGGCCGGCCAGGTGGCCTACTTGGAGAAGCTGCGGGCCGACAAGTTCCGCGCCGCCTGCATTATGATCCAGAAAACGGTACGCGGATGGCTGCACCGTGTCCGATACCAGAAGATCCGCAAGTCTGCCATCCTGTTGCAGAGATACGGGCGAGGCTACTTGGCGCGCAG GTACGCCGAATATTTGCGCCTTACACGCGCCGCCATGGTCTGTCAGAAGAATTACCGCATGGTCAGGGAGCGCCGCGCCTATCTCACGGTGCGCAATGCTACCGTGGTCATCCAGGCCTTCACCCGAGGAATGTTCACCCGCAAGATCTACAACCAG TTGATGCTGCACTACAAGGCCACGATCATCCAGAGAAACGTGCGCGGCTGGTTGCAGAGGACCAAGTATCGACGGATGCGCCACGCCGCCATCGTGCTCCAGTGCGCCGTCAGGCGCGCTCGTGCACAACGCCTCTACAAGAAGCTCAAGAAAGAAGCAGGCTCGGGCGAGCGTCTGAAGAAGCTTGACGCGGGCATGGAGAATAAGATTGTGCAGCTGCAGAGGAAGATTGATGACAAG GGTAAAGAGTACCGTGCTCAGAACGAACAGTTGCTGCAGACCAACACCAACCTGGGCTCAGAGTTGAGCCGCCTCCAGAAGCAGCTGCAGCAGATCAACAGCAGTCAGGGCGACACCACTCAGCTGAGCGCGCTGCAAGCAGAGCTGGAGAGGCTACGGGCGGAGCTTGCCGAGGCACAGGAACAGAAGAGCAAGATAGTGGAGGATCACCGCGTCGAGAAACTGGATCTGACCGAG AGGCTGGCTGAGCTCGTGGAGGAAAACTCACTGCTGAAGAGCGAAAAAGAAGAACTGAACCTAAAGATTCGACAACAGTCAAGCCGAGCTGCAG AGGATGTAGGAAGTGCGTTGTTGCGGGCCGAGATGGATGCGGAGAGGCGTCGATACCAGAATCTCCTCAAAGAATATTCCAGAATGGAGCAGAGATACGAAAACTTGAAGGAAGAAGTTTCTTTGACCAAG TTCCAGCCGGGTCATCGCAGGAACTTGTCCAACCAGAGCAGCCAAGGGTCTGACTCCAACTACACGTCCATCTCTACATCGGAGGTGGGCGACAGCGAGGACGCCATCCAGCTGGTGGAC GACATGGGTGTAGACAAGGCGGCAATGGACATCAGTGTGTTCATCAAGCTGCAGAAGCGAGTTCGAGAGCTGGAACATGAGAGGAAGCAACTGCAAGCCAATGTGGACAAGATGGAAGAGCTCGCCAGACAGCAG GGATCAGTGGTCAAGAGCTCCAGTGTTGAGCAGCAAGCGGCCGATTTGGCATACAACAACCTCAAG CGACAAGAGCTGGAGTCAGAGAACAAGAAGCTGAAAAATGATCTGAACGAGTTGCACCACAGTGTCGCCGATCGAGAATCGTCCGACGAGCTTCAGAGCAGCTACAACCTGCTGCTGAGTCAGTTCCGAGCCGCCAACGAGGAACTAGACGCACGCAAGGAGGAAGTTCTCATTCTTAGGACCCAGATCGTCAATGCCGTGGAGCAGCAGGAGAAAAAACAACAGCTG GAGGGTGACAACTTGGCGGAGGATAGCAGCTTGCCAGCGGACAAAGACGAGGCGCTCAGAGCCTATCAGGGCCTGCGCGAGTCCAAAAA TGCTCCTAGCAACCTGCTCACTTCCTCTTTCTCTGACTGCGTTTCCTGTTCCCAGCCCAAATGGCGTTCTCTGAATGAAGATGGAGAACTGCTTCTTGCTTACCAGGGTCTCAAAGAAGTGGCCAG GCTGCTGGAGGCACAGCTACAGTCGCAGAATCGCCAGCATGGCGACGAGCTGGAGGCACTGCACACGCAGATCGAGCTGCTAAAGGACGACATCGAGAAGAAGCAGGAGAAGCTGAACTACACCACCTCGTTGTCGCCAGAGGCCTTGCTGGAGTACAGCGTGCAGCTGGAGATCACCCGACTCACGGACGACAACCTG GACCTGAAGGAGCTCGTAGAGAAGCTGGAGAAAAACGAGCGTAAGCTGAAGAAGCAGCTAAGGATCTACATGAAGAAAGTCCAGGAGCTGGAAG TTTCTCGCAGCAGTCGCGCTAAAGCGGACTTGGGCCGCCAGGTTACGCTGCAGCGCAAAGAGAAGGACTTCGAGGGCATGTTGGAGTACTGCAAGGAGGACGAGGCCCTGCTCATCAAGATGCTGATCACAG ACATGAGACCGGATGACGTGTCAGGAACGGTCCCGTGCCTGCCGGCATACGTCCTCTTCATGTGCGTCCGCCACGCCGACTACATCAACGACGACAACAAAGTGGAGGCTCTGCTCACCGCCAGCATCAACGCCATTAAGCGCGTTCTCAAG AGGAACGACGACTTCGACACCACCTCCTTCTGGCTCGCCAACACCAGCCGCCTCCTGCACTGCCTCAAGCAGTACAGCGGCGACGAG GCGTTTATGGTCCACAACACGGCCAAACAGAATGAACATTGTCTGAAGAACTTTGACCTGGCCGAGTACCGCCAGGTGCTGAGCGACCTGTCCATCCAAATCTACCAACAGCTAATCCGCGTGGCCGAGTCCGTCATCCAGCCAATGATCG TTTCCGCCATGTTGGAGAGCGAGAGCATCCCCAGCCTGGCGGGAGTTAAGCCCATGGGCTACCGAAACCGCTCATCTAGTATGGACACTGATGGCGACGGACCCAGCAGCTACACACTTCAAGCGCTGATCCGGCAGCTGGGCCAGTTCCACACTATCATGCGCGACCACGGGCTGGACCCCGAAATTGCGGGCCAGGTGGTCCGTCAGCTCTTCCACTGCATCAATGCCGTCACGCTAAACAACCTGCTGCTCCGCAAGGACGTGTGCTCCTGGAGCACGGGCATGCAGCTCAG ATACAACACCAGCCAAATGGAGGAGTGGCTCCGAGCCAACAACCTGTACCAGAGCCAAGCCGCCGCCACGCTGCAACCCATCATCCAGGCGGCCCAACTGCTGCAGGTCAAGAAAAAGACGTCGCAGGACGCCGACGCCATCTGCTCGCTCTGCACCAGTCTCAACTCCCAGCAG ATCGTGAAGATCCTCAACCTGTACACACCCCTCAACGAGTTTGAGGAGCGCGTAACCGTGTCCTTCATTAGGAACATCCAG AGCTGCCTTCAGGAGCGCAATGACCCGCCGCAGCTTCTGCTGGACACCAAGCAGACATTCCCGGTTCTCCTACCATACGCGCCTTCCGCCCTCAGCCTAGAGACGCTGCACATTCCCAACTCACTTGGTCTCGACTTCCTCATCCGGGTCTGA
- the myo5b gene encoding unconventional myosin-Vb isoform X2: MSVNELYTTYTRVWIPDEDHIWKAAEITRDYKQGESVLYLKLEDGPLLEYPVGPKSNPLPFLRNPDILVGENDLTALSYLHEPAVLHNLRVRFLESNHIYTYCGIVLVAINPYEDLQIYGEEVINAYSGQNMGDMDPHIFAVAEEAYKQMARDERNQSIIVSGESGAGKTVSAKYAMRFFATVGGSSNDSNVEEKVLASSPIMEAIGNAKTTRNDNSSRFGKYIEIGFSQNYHIIGANMRTYLLEKSRVVFQAEEERNYHIFYQLCASASLSELQDLNLTSAQDFTYTSMGENIFIEGVSDADDLTKTRQAFKLLGIKDATQNAIFRVLASILHLGNIEIYSERDGESCHVSSSDVHLKHFCRLLGLEPPQMEHWLCHRKLVTTSETYIKNMSSKQASNARNALAKHIYARMFDWIVAHINVALHTTSKQHSFIGVLDIYGFETFEVNSFEQFCINYANEKLQQQFNSHVFKLEQEEYMKEQIPWTLIDFYDNQPCIDLIEARLGVLDLLDEECKVPKGTDQNWAQKLYKRHGSSAHFQKPRMSNTSFIINHFADDVAYECDGFLEKNRDTVYDEQINILKASQVELVADLFSDKDGGSSLKTSKVNVRAAKSAPKASNKENRKTVGLQFRSSLHLLMETLNATTPHYVRCIKPNDFKEAFSFDSRRAVQQLRACGVLETIRISAAGYPSRWTYSDFFSRYRVLMHKSDMLCADKKLVCKKLLETLIKDKDMFQFGKTKIFFRAGQVAYLEKLRADKFRAACIMIQKTVRGWLHRVRYQKIRKSAILLQRYGRGYLARRYAEYLRLTRAAMVCQKNYRMVRERRAYLTVRNATVVIQAFTRGMFTRKIYNQLMLHYKATIIQRNVRGWLQRTKYRRMRHAAIVLQCAVRRARAQRLYKKLKKEAGSGERLKKLDAGMENKIVQLQRKIDDKGKEYRAQNEQLLQTNTNLGSELSRLQKQLQQINSSQGDTTQLSALQAELERLRAELAEAQEQKSKIVEDHRVEKLDLTERLAELVEENSLLKSEKEELNLKIRQQSSRAAEDVGSALLRAEMDAERRRYQNLLKEYSRMEQRYENLKEEVSLTKFQPGHRRNLSNQSSQGSDSNYTSISTSEVGDSEDAIQLVDDMGVDKAAMDISVFIKLQKRVRELEHERKQLQANVDKMEELARQQGSVVKSSSVEQQAADLAYNNLKRQELESENKKLKNDLNELHHSVADRESSDELQSSYNLLLSQFRAANEELDARKEEVLILRTQIVNAVEQQEKKQQLEGDNLAEDSSLPADKDEALRAYQGLRESKKLLEAQLQSQNRQHGDELEALHTQIELLKDDIEKKQEKLNYTTSLSPEALLEYSVQLEITRLTDDNLDLKELVEKLEKNERKLKKQLRIYMKKVQELEVSRSSRAKADLGRQVTLQRKEKDFEGMLEYCKEDEALLIKMLITDMRPDDVSGTVPCLPAYVLFMCVRHADYINDDNKVEALLTASINAIKRVLKRNDDFDTTSFWLANTSRLLHCLKQYSGDEAFMVHNTAKQNEHCLKNFDLAEYRQVLSDLSIQIYQQLIRVAESVIQPMIVSAMLESESIPSLAGVKPMGYRNRSSSMDTDGDGPSSYTLQALIRQLGQFHTIMRDHGLDPEIAGQVVRQLFHCINAVTLNNLLLRKDVCSWSTGMQLRYNTSQMEEWLRANNLYQSQAAATLQPIIQAAQLLQVKKKTSQDADAICSLCTSLNSQQIVKILNLYTPLNEFEERVTVSFIRNIQSCLQERNDPPQLLLDTKQTFPVLLPYAPSALSLETLHIPNSLGLDFLIRV; encoded by the exons TACACGCGGGTGTGGATCCCGGACGAGGATCACATATGGAAGGCTGCGGAGATCACCAGAGATTACAAGCAAGGAGAGTCGGTGCTCTACCTCAAACTGGAGGATGGCCCG CTTTTGGAGTATCCTGTGGGTCCGAAGAGCAATCCTCTTCCATTCCTGCGTAACCCTGACATTCTAGTTGGCGAGAACGACTTGACCGCTCTCAGCTACCTTCACGAACCCGCCGTCCTGCACAACCTGCGAGTGCGTTTCCTGGAGTCCAACCACATCTACACATACTGCG GCATTGTCCTGGTGGCCATCAACCCTTATGAGGATCTGCAGATCTATGGGGAGGAGGTCATCAATGCCTACAGCGGACAGAACATGGGCGACATGGACCCGCACATTTTTGCTGTGGCCGAAGAAGCGTACAAGCAGATGGCGAG AGACGAGAGGAACCAATCCATCATCGTGAGTGGAGAATCTGGAGCAGGGAAGACGGTTTCTGCAAAGTACGCCATGCGCTTCTTTGCCACAGTCGGCGGCTCAAGCAATGACAGCAACGTGGAGGAGAAAGTCCTCGCCTCCAGTCCCATCATGGAG GCTATCGGGAACGCCAAGACCACGCGGAACGACAACAGCAGTCGCTTCGGGAAGTACATTGAGATCGGATTCAGTCAAAACTACCACATCATTGGCGCTAACATGCGCACATATCTGCTGGAGAAGTCACGGGTTGTCTTCCAG GCTGAAGAAGAGCGTAATTATCACATCTTCTACCAGCTGTGTGCCTCCGCCTCGTTGTCCGAGCTGCAAGATCTCAACCTAA CCAGCGCACAAGACTTCACCTACACGTCAATGGGAGAGAATATCTTCATAGAGGGTGTGAGCGACGCAGATGACCTCACCAAGACCAGACAGGCCTTCAAACTGCTGG GCATCAAAGACGCTACTCAGAACGCCATCTTCAGGGTCCTGGCATCCATCCTGCATTTGGGAAACATCGAGATCTACTCCGAGAGGGACGGCGAGTCCTGCCATGTCTCG AGCAGTGATGTCCATCTGAAGCATTTCTGCCGGCTGCTGGGCCTGGAGCCTCCGCAGATGGAGCACTGGCTCTGTCACAGGAAGTTGGTCACAACGTCCGAGACGTACATTAAGAATATGTCGAGCAAGCAAGCGAGCAATGCTCGCAACGCCCTCGCCAAGCACATTTACGCCCGCATGTTTGACTGGATCGTGGCGCACATTAACGTGGCGCTGCACACGACCTCCAAACAGCACTCCTTCATCGGTGTCCTGGACATCTACGG ATTCGAAACCTTCGAGGTGAACAGCTTTGAGCAGTTCTGCATCAACTATGCCAACGAGAAACTGCAGCAGCAGTTCAACTCG CATGTGTTCAAGTTGGAGCAAGAGGAGTATATGAAGGAGCAGATCCCCTGGACCCTGATCGACTTCTACGACAACCAGCCATGTATCGACTTGATCGAGGCACGGCTTGGGGTGCTAGACCTGCTGGATGAGGAGTGCAAA GTGCCCAAAGGAACAGATCAGAACTGGGCCCAGAAGCTCTACAAGCGGCACGGCAGCAGCGCGCACTTCCAGAAACCTCGAATGTCCAACACCTCTTTTATCATCAACCACTTTGCTGACGAT GTGGCGTACGAGTGCGACGGCTTCCTGGAGAAGAACCGAGACACCGTTTACGATGAGCAGATCAACATCCTGAAGGCTAGTCAG GTTGAGCTGGTCGCCGACCTTTTCAGCGACAAAGATGGCGGCTCCTCCCTCAAGACGTCCAAAGTGAACGTGCGTGCTGCCAAGTCGGCCCCCAAAGCCTCCAACAAGGAGAACAGGAAGACTGTTGGCTTGCAA TTCCGTAGCTCTCTGCATCTTCTCATGGAGACGCTGAACGCCACCACGCCTCACTACGTGCGCTGCATCAAACCCAACGACTTCAAGGAGGCCTTCTC GTTCGACTCGCGGCGAGCCGTACAGCAGCTGCGAGCGTGCGGCGTCCTTGAGACCATCCGCATCAGCGCTGCCGGATACCCATCCAG GTGGACATACAGTGACTTCTTCAGCAGGTATCGTGTCTTGATGCACAAGTCGGACATGTTGTGTGCAGACAAGAAGTTGGTGTGTAAGAAGCTTCTGGAGACGCTGATCAAG GATAAAGACATGTTCCAGTTTGGAAAGACCAAGATCTTCTTCCGGGCCGGCCAGGTGGCCTACTTGGAGAAGCTGCGGGCCGACAAGTTCCGCGCCGCCTGCATTATGATCCAGAAAACGGTACGCGGATGGCTGCACCGTGTCCGATACCAGAAGATCCGCAAGTCTGCCATCCTGTTGCAGAGATACGGGCGAGGCTACTTGGCGCGCAG GTACGCCGAATATTTGCGCCTTACACGCGCCGCCATGGTCTGTCAGAAGAATTACCGCATGGTCAGGGAGCGCCGCGCCTATCTCACGGTGCGCAATGCTACCGTGGTCATCCAGGCCTTCACCCGAGGAATGTTCACCCGCAAGATCTACAACCAG TTGATGCTGCACTACAAGGCCACGATCATCCAGAGAAACGTGCGCGGCTGGTTGCAGAGGACCAAGTATCGACGGATGCGCCACGCCGCCATCGTGCTCCAGTGCGCCGTCAGGCGCGCTCGTGCACAACGCCTCTACAAGAAGCTCAAGAAAGAAGCAGGCTCGGGCGAGCGTCTGAAGAAGCTTGACGCGGGCATGGAGAATAAGATTGTGCAGCTGCAGAGGAAGATTGATGACAAG GGTAAAGAGTACCGTGCTCAGAACGAACAGTTGCTGCAGACCAACACCAACCTGGGCTCAGAGTTGAGCCGCCTCCAGAAGCAGCTGCAGCAGATCAACAGCAGTCAGGGCGACACCACTCAGCTGAGCGCGCTGCAAGCAGAGCTGGAGAGGCTACGGGCGGAGCTTGCCGAGGCACAGGAACAGAAGAGCAAGATAGTGGAGGATCACCGCGTCGAGAAACTGGATCTGACCGAG AGGCTGGCTGAGCTCGTGGAGGAAAACTCACTGCTGAAGAGCGAAAAAGAAGAACTGAACCTAAAGATTCGACAACAGTCAAGCCGAGCTGCAG AGGATGTAGGAAGTGCGTTGTTGCGGGCCGAGATGGATGCGGAGAGGCGTCGATACCAGAATCTCCTCAAAGAATATTCCAGAATGGAGCAGAGATACGAAAACTTGAAGGAAGAAGTTTCTTTGACCAAG TTCCAGCCGGGTCATCGCAGGAACTTGTCCAACCAGAGCAGCCAAGGGTCTGACTCCAACTACACGTCCATCTCTACATCGGAGGTGGGCGACAGCGAGGACGCCATCCAGCTGGTGGAC GACATGGGTGTAGACAAGGCGGCAATGGACATCAGTGTGTTCATCAAGCTGCAGAAGCGAGTTCGAGAGCTGGAACATGAGAGGAAGCAACTGCAAGCCAATGTGGACAAGATGGAAGAGCTCGCCAGACAGCAG GGATCAGTGGTCAAGAGCTCCAGTGTTGAGCAGCAAGCGGCCGATTTGGCATACAACAACCTCAAG CGACAAGAGCTGGAGTCAGAGAACAAGAAGCTGAAAAATGATCTGAACGAGTTGCACCACAGTGTCGCCGATCGAGAATCGTCCGACGAGCTTCAGAGCAGCTACAACCTGCTGCTGAGTCAGTTCCGAGCCGCCAACGAGGAACTAGACGCACGCAAGGAGGAAGTTCTCATTCTTAGGACCCAGATCGTCAATGCCGTGGAGCAGCAGGAGAAAAAACAACAGCTG GAGGGTGACAACTTGGCGGAGGATAGCAGCTTGCCAGCGGACAAAGACGAGGCGCTCAGAGCCTATCAGGGCCTGCGCGAGTCCAAAAA GCTGCTGGAGGCACAGCTACAGTCGCAGAATCGCCAGCATGGCGACGAGCTGGAGGCACTGCACACGCAGATCGAGCTGCTAAAGGACGACATCGAGAAGAAGCAGGAGAAGCTGAACTACACCACCTCGTTGTCGCCAGAGGCCTTGCTGGAGTACAGCGTGCAGCTGGAGATCACCCGACTCACGGACGACAACCTG GACCTGAAGGAGCTCGTAGAGAAGCTGGAGAAAAACGAGCGTAAGCTGAAGAAGCAGCTAAGGATCTACATGAAGAAAGTCCAGGAGCTGGAAG TTTCTCGCAGCAGTCGCGCTAAAGCGGACTTGGGCCGCCAGGTTACGCTGCAGCGCAAAGAGAAGGACTTCGAGGGCATGTTGGAGTACTGCAAGGAGGACGAGGCCCTGCTCATCAAGATGCTGATCACAG ACATGAGACCGGATGACGTGTCAGGAACGGTCCCGTGCCTGCCGGCATACGTCCTCTTCATGTGCGTCCGCCACGCCGACTACATCAACGACGACAACAAAGTGGAGGCTCTGCTCACCGCCAGCATCAACGCCATTAAGCGCGTTCTCAAG AGGAACGACGACTTCGACACCACCTCCTTCTGGCTCGCCAACACCAGCCGCCTCCTGCACTGCCTCAAGCAGTACAGCGGCGACGAG GCGTTTATGGTCCACAACACGGCCAAACAGAATGAACATTGTCTGAAGAACTTTGACCTGGCCGAGTACCGCCAGGTGCTGAGCGACCTGTCCATCCAAATCTACCAACAGCTAATCCGCGTGGCCGAGTCCGTCATCCAGCCAATGATCG TTTCCGCCATGTTGGAGAGCGAGAGCATCCCCAGCCTGGCGGGAGTTAAGCCCATGGGCTACCGAAACCGCTCATCTAGTATGGACACTGATGGCGACGGACCCAGCAGCTACACACTTCAAGCGCTGATCCGGCAGCTGGGCCAGTTCCACACTATCATGCGCGACCACGGGCTGGACCCCGAAATTGCGGGCCAGGTGGTCCGTCAGCTCTTCCACTGCATCAATGCCGTCACGCTAAACAACCTGCTGCTCCGCAAGGACGTGTGCTCCTGGAGCACGGGCATGCAGCTCAG ATACAACACCAGCCAAATGGAGGAGTGGCTCCGAGCCAACAACCTGTACCAGAGCCAAGCCGCCGCCACGCTGCAACCCATCATCCAGGCGGCCCAACTGCTGCAGGTCAAGAAAAAGACGTCGCAGGACGCCGACGCCATCTGCTCGCTCTGCACCAGTCTCAACTCCCAGCAG ATCGTGAAGATCCTCAACCTGTACACACCCCTCAACGAGTTTGAGGAGCGCGTAACCGTGTCCTTCATTAGGAACATCCAG AGCTGCCTTCAGGAGCGCAATGACCCGCCGCAGCTTCTGCTGGACACCAAGCAGACATTCCCGGTTCTCCTACCATACGCGCCTTCCGCCCTCAGCCTAGAGACGCTGCACATTCCCAACTCACTTGGTCTCGACTTCCTCATCCGGGTCTGA